The nucleotide sequence GAGTCCGAGCGCGCTGTCGAGGCTGGCACCGCCAAGAACTGTAAACACCAACCGGACGATCGCGTAGACGCCGACCTTCTTCGTGACGCCGGCGAGCATGGCCGAGATCGGAGCCGGTGCGGCCTTGTAGGCGGCCGGCACCCAGAACTGGAACGGAACGATGCCGGCCTTGAGCGCGAAGACCGCGAGCAGGATGCCACTCAGTCCGAGCACTGGCGCGGGATCGATGCCGTACTGGCTCGCGTGGGTGAGGCGGCGTGACATATCCGCCATGTTGAGTGTCCCCGTCGTCGCGTAGAGCCCGCCGATCGCGACCAGCATGAGCGCACTGCCCAGGAGGTTGAGCACCGTGTACTGCAGCGCCGCGCGGGTGTGCTCGCTGCGTCCGTAGAACACGACGAGGACGTAACTCGGCATGAGCATGACCTCGAACCACACAAAGAGGTTGAAGATGTCGCCGGTCAGGAACGCTCCGGTGACACCCGTCAGCATGAAGTGAAACAGCGAATGGTAGGCGACGCGCTGGCCGTACTCGGTGACGTACCGTGCTGAGAACACCAGCGCAGCGACCGAGACGATCGCCGCGAGCACGAGCATGAACGCCGAGAGTGCGTCGGCCACCAGCGAGATACCGAAGGGCGCTCCCCAGTCCGACAGCTGATAGGTCAGCGTCGTCGTCTCCCCGCTTGCTCCGGTGAGCACGTCGATCGAAAAGACCCGACTGGCGATGGCCCCGACAGCCAGAACGTAGCCACCGATGCCCAGCAGGCTGATCGCGCGCTGGAGTCGGCCGTAGCGCCTCGTCAACAGCGTCAGAATCGCCGTTGCCAGCGTGATCACGAGCGGTGCCACGACGACGTGTGCAAGCGCCATTATTCACTCACCTCCGAGAGATCGATCGTCCCATGTTCCTCATAGACTCTGAGCGTCAACACGAGCGCGAAGGCGGTCGTCCCGAAGCCGATGACGATCGCCGTCAGGACGAGGGCCTGGACCAGCGGGTCCGTCGGCGTTCCGTGACCGCCACCGCCGTGACTCACGATCGGGACGCTGCCACGGAGGCCGCCCATCGTCACCAGGTAGACGTTCGCCGCCTGGCTGATGATCGACACACCCCAGACGACCCGGACGACGTCGCGCCGGAGGATCAGGAACGTCCCCAGCGCGAACAGGAGGCCGAGCACGACGGCCAGAATGATCTGTGGCTCGCCACCGCTCGTCGCCCCGCCGGATGCTGAAAGCAGTGTCTCGATCATTCGTTACCCACCACCGCGAGGATCGTGAGGAGGCCACCGACGACCACGACGTAGACGCCCAGGTCGAAGACGAGCGCGCTTGCGATCTCGACCTCGCCGTAGATCGGGAGGTGTTCGAGGAACACGACAGCCTGCGTGAGGAACGGATATCCCAACGCCATCGCGGCCACGCCGCCACCGGCCGCAATAATCAGCCCGATCGTGAACACCTCGCCGAACTCCTTGGTGATCGACGCGGAACTTTCAGAGCCAGTGTCACCGACGTCCAGCGGGAACGACCGCGGCAGTATCGTCCCCGACAACAGGTTGTCCTCGACGTAATGCAACCCGTAGATGATGTACACGAGTGCGATCCCCGTCGTCGTCAATACGCCCGCGATGAAGCCACCACCTGGCTGGTTGTGGCCCTGGAGCAGGAGCGCGATCGCCACCAGCAGGATGATCGGGACGACGATGCGGACGACCGTC is from Halorhabdus sp. BNX81 and encodes:
- a CDS encoding sodium:proton antiporter; translation: MIETLLSASGGATSGGEPQIILAVVLGLLFALGTFLILRRDVVRVVWGVSIISQAANVYLVTMGGLRGSVPIVSHGGGGHGTPTDPLVQALVLTAIVIGFGTTAFALVLTLRVYEEHGTIDLSEVSE
- a CDS encoding proton-conducting transporter membrane subunit, yielding MALAHVVVAPLVITLATAILTLLTRRYGRLQRAISLLGIGGYVLAVGAIASRVFSIDVLTGASGETTTLTYQLSDWGAPFGISLVADALSAFMLVLAAIVSVAALVFSARYVTEYGQRVAYHSLFHFMLTGVTGAFLTGDIFNLFVWFEVMLMPSYVLVVFYGRSEHTRAALQYTVLNLLGSALMLVAIGGLYATTGTLNMADMSRRLTHASQYGIDPAPVLGLSGILLAVFALKAGIVPFQFWVPAAYKAAPAPISAMLAGVTKKVGVYAIVRLVFTVLGGASLDSALGLGLSGSAFSDFLGPVLFIMAVGSIFVGGLGAVSRNDLDGVLAYSSIGQVGFIVLAIALAAGTEGPIRTVSLIAVLVYSLNHAIAKSLLFLISGVIQESVGSTRFSAVGGLAARRPILAGSFFLGALAMIGIPPLTGFFGKLLVFDSAGRALEAGVPFAELALGAALLGAILTIIYMSRAWSQVFWGSQTEPVAHAYRPTTLVAIVAGFSLLVVALGVGFDPVYRVAETAAHAAIDHAGYVDAVGPEVGQ
- a CDS encoding MnhB domain-containing protein — translated: MSGESTPTTTDAETAVPQVTDGDTTVIARTVVRIVVPIILLVAIALLLQGHNQPGGGFIAGVLTTTGIALVYIIYGLHYVEDNLLSGTILPRSFPLDVGDTGSESSASITKEFGEVFTIGLIIAAGGGVAAMALGYPFLTQAVVFLEHLPIYGEVEIASALVFDLGVYVVVVGGLLTILAVVGNE